Below is a genomic region from Virgibacillus dokdonensis.
AGCTGCTAAAGAGCTCATGACAGAAGGTGGCAGCATCGTCACACAAACCTATCTCGGTGCAGAAAAAGTCATTCAAAATTACAATATCATGGGCGTCGCCAAAGCTTCCCTTGAAGCAAGCGTCCGTTATCTTGCTGAAGACATGGGCAAATATGATATTCGTGTCAACGCAGTTTCTGCTGGTCCTATCCGCACATTATCCGCCAAAGGGGTTTCCGGATTTAATGAAAAACAAGGGCTTATTGAAGAAAAAGCACCTCTACGAAGAAATGTAGACCAAGATCAAGTGGGAGACGCAACATTATTTTTTATGAGCGAGCTATCACGCGGCGTAACTGGAGAAGTCCTCCATGTGGATTCTGGATATCATATTATTGGTGGCTAATAGGAAATCAAAAATATGAAAAGAGCGGAGTTTTCTTCCCCGCTTCTTTTCATATCCTATCCACTCTATTCCATCTACTTCCATCTACTTAGAAAAATAACGTACATAGTTTGAATTTCCGGTAATATATAACCCAGACTTTAACTTATACATTTTAGATCCATTTACATATAATTCATCATTTACCGTAAACACCTCTCCTTGGTGCACTATTTCGTATTTTGCGTCCCAGTCAGGAGCATTATATACCCATAAACTAGCAGTAATTACTTCTACAAAACTTGCACTTCCTGAAGGGACTCCACTAACGACTAGTACTTGTCCAGGATAAATGATGTCATCGGTAAGGTTATTTAACGCCTGTAACTTGCTAACAGTCATACTATGTGCCTGTGCAATCCCCCATAATGAGTCTCCTGCTTTAACCGTATACGTAGTCCCGCCTCCCTCTGGCTGTAATCCCAAATATGCAGCAATAGCATCTGCTAAAGCTTTTCCAGTAAGGTCCATCGTCGTATTATTGCGCATTTTGACAATATCAATGGTAGAATCCATAAATCCACCTTCAATGAGAATAGCGGGCATTATGGACTCCCGAAGCATATGAAAATTTGCCGATTTTATACCTCGATCACGTAATCCCATCGCCCCGACAATACTTGGATGAATAGCTCTTGCTAAAGCTAATCCACTAGATGACCCCGGATAGTAATACGTCTCTGTTCCTGTCCAAGAACCCCATTGCCCGGTATTCGCATTGTGATGATAGGATATTAAAATATCTGCATCAGCATTATTTGCTACATTCGTTCTTGTCGTTAACGGCACATCTGTATCTCCTGTAGGATCGTCCATCCGTATAACAGTGGTATTCGCATACCTATTTAAATACTTGATAGCCGCAGACACAACTTTATT
It encodes:
- a CDS encoding N-acetylmuramoyl-L-alanine amidase family protein, coding for MAKIAIGAGHGMHTPGKRSPAGEREWTFNNKVVSAAIKYLNRYANTTVIRMDDPTGDTDVPLTTRTNVANNADADILISYHHNANTGQWGSWTGTETYYYPGSSSGLALARAIHPSIVGAMGLRDRGIKSANFHMLRESIMPAILIEGGFMDSTIDIVKMRNNTTMDLTGKALADAIAAYLGLQPEGGGTTYTVKAGDSLWGIAQAHSMTVSKLQALNNLTDDIIYPGQVLVVSGVPSGSASFVEVITASLWVYNAPDWDAKYEIVHQGEVFTVNDELYVNGSKMYKLKSGLYITGNSNYVRYFSK